The following proteins come from a genomic window of Halorussus halophilus:
- a CDS encoding SPW repeat protein has protein sequence MSETTNETRQTSNTQGWISAVAALLGTWLLVSVFVFDPIPEANFWNDVIVGGAIATIAGYNAVKSSSQGISASWSGLVALLGLWMIIAPFLFETTGAASFWSDVISGLLVAVLAGYNAYAARETARRTTTAEPESR, from the coding sequence ATGAGCGAAACAACGAACGAAACACGGCAGACGAGTAACACGCAAGGCTGGATTTCGGCCGTCGCCGCCCTGCTGGGTACGTGGCTACTCGTCAGCGTGTTCGTCTTCGACCCGATACCGGAGGCGAACTTCTGGAACGACGTCATCGTTGGGGGTGCCATCGCTACGATTGCAGGCTACAACGCCGTCAAGTCGAGTAGCCAAGGCATCAGCGCGAGTTGGTCCGGGCTCGTCGCACTGCTCGGTCTGTGGATGATAATCGCGCCGTTCCTCTTCGAGACGACCGGCGCGGCGTCGTTCTGGAGCGACGTAATCAGCGGATTGCTCGTCGCAGTCCTCGCGGGATACAACGCCTACGCGGCCCGCGAAACGGCCCGTCGCACGACGACGGCAGAACCGGAGAGCCGATAA
- a CDS encoding ArsR/SmtB family transcription factor: MSENTQQEETKSAFPLRWPVTVRTDQEARLVEISDEGATAVFDTLTSETARQLLSRLHDEPQTASDLAESVDTSVQNVKYHLQKFEDVGLVKVVDHWYSSRGTEMKVYGPSDNALVLYTGMDLDSTSLRDGLSRVLGAVALLGIASLFVDYLVQMLAATPRAPPTSDTPGGSSPPTNPIGFEIMDIMISPGMAFFVGGAFALGVGLLWWYWR; the protein is encoded by the coding sequence ATGTCTGAGAACACCCAACAGGAGGAAACAAAGAGCGCATTCCCACTTCGCTGGCCAGTCACCGTTCGTACGGACCAGGAGGCACGTCTGGTTGAGATTAGTGATGAGGGTGCGACGGCAGTGTTTGACACGCTTACATCAGAAACCGCACGGCAACTACTGAGTCGCCTCCACGATGAACCACAAACTGCGTCCGATCTCGCCGAATCTGTCGATACGTCCGTTCAGAACGTCAAATATCACCTACAGAAGTTCGAGGATGTAGGACTTGTCAAAGTCGTTGATCACTGGTATTCCTCTCGTGGGACCGAAATGAAAGTGTATGGCCCGTCAGATAACGCGCTCGTACTATACACTGGCATGGACCTAGACAGCACATCTTTGCGTGATGGCTTATCACGAGTTCTTGGTGCTGTCGCTCTGCTCGGAATTGCCAGTCTCTTCGTTGACTATCTTGTTCAGATGCTTGCCGCAACACCTAGGGCACCACCAACCAGCGATACCCCTGGTGGTAGTTCTCCCCCCACAAATCCAATCGGGTTTGAGATTATGGACATAATGATCTCTCCAGGGATGGCATTTTTCGTGGGCGGCGCATTCGCTCTCGGAGTTGGACTTCTGTGGTGGTATTGGCGATAG
- a CDS encoding DUF302 domain-containing protein: MQDTERRAFLRVAGLMGAMGFAGNVAGQETTTADGEQTENGLVTVSSDRSFDRTLSDVQTNIELNENLTLIEVVDHAQSAERFGMDLRPTTLLIFGNPRLGTQLMQAEQTAGIDLPQKMLVWEADDGSVYVTYNDPRWLAERHGIEGQEDTLNAISNALESLATSGN; encoded by the coding sequence ATGCAAGACACGGAACGACGCGCGTTCCTCAGAGTCGCCGGACTCATGGGAGCGATGGGATTCGCGGGGAACGTCGCGGGACAGGAGACGACCACCGCAGACGGAGAGCAAACGGAAAACGGCCTCGTCACCGTTTCGAGCGACCGGAGCTTCGACCGAACGCTGAGCGACGTACAGACCAACATCGAACTGAACGAGAATCTGACGCTCATCGAGGTCGTGGACCACGCCCAGAGTGCCGAGCGATTCGGGATGGACCTCAGACCGACGACGCTCCTGATTTTCGGTAATCCCCGACTGGGGACCCAACTGATGCAGGCCGAACAGACCGCGGGTATCGACTTGCCACAGAAGATGCTCGTCTGGGAGGCCGACGACGGGTCCGTCTACGTCACCTACAACGACCCGAGATGGCTGGCCGAGCGTCACGGCATCGAGGGCCAAGAAGACACGCTCAACGCGATTTCGAACGCGTTAGAGTCGCTGGCGACGAGCGGGAACTGA
- a CDS encoding potassium channel family protein: MALGSSLPVQLLLGIYLGVLTAVVPALVAWTLGFTFKYFTGVTLPGFGVVVLGVALAGVQGGLLGLLEPQIVASPAALVSALVVMMATLYAHAQGDKMGAEFPRRLTLRGLRERSLSADVVERVGRFGNVRVRVTGEVGDVEGYPSLPADLRTAIREREWTFPADLPLSELAARLEERLRTDYDLAEVAVDIDERGRATVSAAPPVGALSRRVPQDKRAVSVSALVPTGLARRDEVTLSLAEEDGEIDDEITGTVLSAKSNGAGNAGSNSQTVPTKIVGDESEGDERAQNAVATTPAQQATGGDGRVTVAVSPADATTLLDAESPRLRVRARGTRREFELLSLLRRDGKRVRRVKVRDDGPLADQTVGSATFRSAYGVAVLAVRRGRDWTFAPGGATPLSDTEELYVVGARSALDRFEEVVA; the protein is encoded by the coding sequence ATGGCTCTCGGTTCGTCGCTGCCCGTGCAACTACTCCTCGGCATCTATCTCGGGGTGCTGACGGCGGTGGTGCCCGCGCTGGTGGCGTGGACGCTCGGTTTCACGTTCAAGTACTTCACCGGCGTCACGCTCCCCGGATTCGGTGTTGTCGTCCTCGGCGTCGCGCTCGCTGGCGTGCAGGGCGGTCTGCTCGGCCTGCTCGAACCACAAATCGTCGCCTCGCCCGCCGCGCTCGTCTCGGCGCTCGTCGTGATGATGGCGACGCTCTACGCCCACGCGCAGGGCGACAAGATGGGCGCAGAGTTCCCGCGCCGACTCACCCTCCGCGGACTGCGAGAGCGCAGTCTCTCGGCCGACGTAGTCGAGCGGGTCGGGCGGTTCGGCAACGTCCGCGTCCGCGTCACCGGCGAAGTCGGCGACGTAGAAGGGTATCCCTCGCTCCCGGCCGACCTCCGAACGGCGATTCGGGAGCGCGAGTGGACGTTCCCCGCAGACCTCCCGCTCTCGGAGTTGGCGGCGCGACTCGAAGAGCGACTCCGAACCGACTACGACCTCGCGGAAGTCGCTGTGGACATCGACGAGCGCGGCCGGGCGACGGTCAGTGCCGCCCCACCTGTCGGGGCGCTCTCACGTCGCGTCCCGCAGGACAAGCGCGCCGTCTCTGTCTCGGCGCTCGTGCCGACCGGACTTGCCCGTCGGGACGAAGTGACGCTCTCACTCGCCGAGGAAGATGGCGAAATAGACGACGAAATAACGGGTACAGTACTGAGCGCGAAGTCAAACGGCGCGGGGAACGCGGGGTCGAACTCTCAAACTGTCCCGACCAAAATAGTCGGCGACGAGTCTGAGGGGGACGAGAGAGCGCAGAATGCAGTCGCCACGACACCTGCTCAGCAGGCAACTGGAGGTGACGGCCGTGTGACCGTCGCTGTTTCACCAGCGGACGCGACCACGTTGCTCGATGCGGAGTCGCCCCGTCTCCGGGTTCGCGCTCGCGGTACCCGCCGGGAGTTCGAACTGCTGTCGCTGCTCCGCCGAGACGGCAAACGAGTCCGCCGAGTGAAAGTTCGTGACGACGGCCCGCTGGCCGACCAGACGGTCGGAAGCGCGACGTTCCGGTCGGCGTACGGCGTCGCGGTGCTGGCAGTTCGACGCGGCCGTGACTGGACGTTCGCGCCGGGCGGAGCGACCCCACTGTCGGACACAGAGGAACTGTACGTCGTCGGCGCGCGCTCCGCGCTCGACCGCTTCGAGGAGGTGGTCGCGTGA
- a CDS encoding carbohydrate kinase family protein produces the protein MVEVVTAGHVNWDVTLRVDALPQPDGEARIDSQRRSGGGSAANVAVALAGMDFETGLVGSVGDDESSHLVRRELKNAGVDCSHLLAVTDGETTTKYLIVDPAGEVMVLGNEGANEAIEPADVDPEYVTQARHLHLTSQRPDTAAHLAAVATEAGLSVSFDPGRRLGERDYSEALAYSDIVFLNDREAREILDKDLEYPSSELHGRVVVIKHGGDGAQVDTPGCSYAHPGFDAEVVDTTGAGDAFAAGFLRVLLESEGPIGPDAEYDRALEFANACGAMAAMREGARTAPTWAEVGSFLNEQYSG, from the coding sequence ATGGTCGAGGTAGTCACTGCCGGGCACGTCAACTGGGACGTGACCCTCCGCGTGGACGCGCTCCCCCAACCGGACGGGGAGGCGCGAATCGACTCTCAGCGCCGCTCCGGCGGCGGCAGTGCGGCAAACGTCGCCGTCGCGCTCGCCGGAATGGACTTCGAAACCGGACTCGTCGGGAGCGTCGGCGACGACGAGAGCAGTCACCTCGTCCGCCGCGAACTGAAGAACGCAGGCGTCGATTGCAGTCACTTGCTTGCAGTGACGGACGGCGAGACGACCACGAAGTATCTCATCGTAGACCCCGCTGGCGAGGTGATGGTCTTGGGCAACGAGGGTGCCAACGAAGCCATCGAACCAGCGGACGTGGACCCGGAGTACGTCACGCAGGCGCGACACCTCCACCTGACGAGCCAACGCCCGGACACGGCCGCCCACCTCGCGGCAGTCGCCACCGAGGCGGGCCTGAGCGTCAGTTTCGACCCCGGCCGCCGCCTCGGCGAGCGCGACTACTCGGAGGCACTCGCGTACTCAGACATCGTCTTCCTCAACGACCGCGAGGCCCGCGAGATTCTGGACAAGGACCTCGAATACCCCTCTTCGGAACTCCACGGTCGCGTCGTCGTCATCAAGCACGGCGGCGACGGCGCACAGGTTGACACCCCCGGTTGCTCGTACGCTCACCCCGGCTTCGACGCGGAAGTCGTGGATACGACGGGTGCCGGTGACGCCTTCGCGGCCGGATTTCTGCGAGTACTGTTGGAGTCGGAGGGTCCCATCGGCCCGGACGCCGAGTACGACCGGGCGCTCGAATTTGCGAACGCCTGCGGTGCGATGGCCGCGATGCGAGAGGGTGCGCGAACCGCCCCGACGTGGGCAGAAGTGGGTTCGTTCTTGAACGAGCAGTATTCGGGTTAG
- a CDS encoding HPP family protein, whose translation MLDGLRDRYHAVLRRARRFERREVAEFRRWLEHTTNLIHLSVLLLVPLLIAVVTWFSQALSVVSFLLFPPLASGTYTLFADPEGKYASPTKFVGGMTAGAVCGWVALLISANLHRVEPSQLSPHASGAALSILLTGAVTWALDLEEPTAFSTALLVLITDAAVGEIAEVTILSSTVTVGVSGAFSYVVSVALTSGFVAGVFVLWRDHFYEQRSRYLYQSTKGDDHVLVPMRGDRASSAAMFGAQLAAAHDAGKVVLLDVVDEETVKTVAETGDESDGTDDDQPELVDAETVEAEGAAAEAVQVADESAKRLEAEANRIKTRVGVPCEVVVAGDGANTASTVLKTAHETNCDLVVAPYEEQNGGLSPFVRGLFRGDVDTIAFRSAPESDGRERWKRVLVPVRRAGDTAHAMIDFARRLTGLSGSVGVCTCIDREAERRATETKLANLVETFDGSFETRVSRSSIESFLSANDSHYDLVIMGASTDRSTASRFISPPTFERLHDLECDVAVVHRA comes from the coding sequence ATGTTGGACGGACTGCGTGACCGGTATCACGCCGTCCTGCGGCGGGCGCGACGGTTCGAGCGACGCGAAGTCGCCGAGTTTCGACGGTGGTTGGAACACACCACGAACCTCATCCACCTGTCGGTGCTGCTGTTGGTGCCACTGCTCATCGCCGTCGTCACGTGGTTCTCGCAGGCGCTTTCGGTCGTCTCGTTCCTGCTGTTCCCGCCGTTGGCCTCCGGTACCTACACGCTCTTCGCGGACCCCGAAGGAAAGTACGCCTCGCCGACGAAGTTCGTCGGTGGGATGACCGCGGGAGCGGTCTGTGGGTGGGTCGCACTGCTGATTTCGGCGAACCTCCACCGCGTCGAGCCCTCACAGCTCAGCCCTCATGCTAGTGGTGCCGCACTCTCGATTCTCCTTACTGGTGCCGTCACGTGGGCGCTCGACCTCGAAGAGCCGACCGCCTTCTCGACAGCCCTGCTCGTTCTTATCACCGACGCGGCCGTCGGCGAGATTGCGGAGGTGACGATACTCTCCTCGACGGTGACCGTCGGCGTCTCGGGGGCGTTCTCCTACGTGGTGAGCGTCGCACTCACCAGCGGGTTCGTCGCGGGCGTGTTCGTCCTTTGGCGCGACCACTTCTACGAGCAACGTTCGCGCTACCTCTACCAGTCCACGAAGGGCGACGACCACGTGCTCGTGCCGATGCGGGGCGACCGGGCGAGTTCGGCCGCGATGTTCGGCGCGCAACTCGCGGCGGCCCACGACGCGGGCAAGGTCGTCCTCTTGGACGTAGTGGACGAGGAGACAGTCAAGACGGTCGCCGAGACCGGAGACGAGTCCGACGGCACCGACGACGACCAACCCGAACTCGTAGACGCCGAGACCGTCGAAGCAGAGGGTGCAGCGGCCGAAGCGGTGCAGGTCGCAGACGAATCGGCGAAACGCCTCGAAGCGGAAGCCAACCGCATCAAGACTCGTGTCGGCGTTCCGTGCGAAGTGGTCGTCGCGGGCGACGGAGCCAACACTGCATCGACGGTTCTCAAGACCGCCCACGAGACGAACTGCGACCTCGTCGTCGCGCCGTACGAAGAGCAGAACGGCGGTCTCTCCCCGTTCGTTCGCGGACTCTTCCGCGGCGACGTGGACACCATCGCGTTCCGCTCCGCACCGGAGAGCGACGGGCGCGAGCGGTGGAAACGAGTCCTCGTCCCGGTTCGACGCGCGGGCGACACGGCCCACGCGATGATAGACTTCGCGCGCCGGTTGACGGGCCTCTCGGGAAGCGTCGGCGTCTGTACGTGCATCGACCGGGAGGCCGAACGCCGCGCGACCGAGACGAAACTGGCGAACCTCGTCGAGACGTTCGACGGGTCGTTCGAGACGCGCGTCTCGCGGTCCTCAATAGAGTCGTTCCTCTCGGCCAACGACAGCCACTATGACCTCGTAATCATGGGGGCGAGTACCGACCGCTCGACTGCTTCGCGGTTCATCTCGCCGCCGACGTTCGAGCGACTCCACGACTTAGAATGCGATGTGGCGGTCGTCCACCGGGCGTAG
- a CDS encoding nucleoside phosphorylase, which produces MAKQPHLLVEEGDVNDIALIPGDPGRVDRIANLCDDSEVVAQNREYKVVNATYEGTDLTICSTGIGCPSAAIAVEELSAVGVETVIRVGTTGALQSDIEIGDMIVATGAAKNEGTSKRYEAVEYPAVPDYGVLTSLVDSAEANDEDIHVGPIASDDAFYAETDEYVEDWEKANILSVEMEAAAVFSLTRRKGMRAGAICTVDGNLVAGTQKGETEDEELPEKAKNNVERAILITLDAVVELAE; this is translated from the coding sequence ATGGCGAAACAGCCCCATCTCCTCGTCGAAGAGGGCGACGTAAACGACATCGCGCTGATTCCGGGCGACCCCGGCCGCGTGGACCGCATCGCTAACCTCTGTGACGACTCGGAGGTCGTCGCGCAGAACCGCGAGTACAAGGTCGTCAACGCCACCTACGAGGGCACCGACCTCACCATCTGCTCGACCGGTATCGGCTGTCCCTCCGCGGCTATCGCCGTCGAAGAACTGAGTGCCGTCGGCGTCGAGACGGTCATCCGCGTCGGGACGACCGGCGCGCTCCAGTCCGACATCGAAATCGGCGACATGATCGTCGCAACAGGTGCGGCGAAGAACGAGGGCACGAGCAAGCGCTACGAGGCCGTCGAGTACCCCGCTGTGCCGGACTACGGCGTGCTGACCTCGCTCGTGGACTCTGCGGAAGCCAACGACGAAGACATCCACGTCGGTCCCATCGCCAGCGACGACGCCTTCTACGCAGAAACTGACGAGTACGTCGAAGACTGGGAGAAAGCCAACATCCTGTCGGTCGAGATGGAAGCGGCGGCCGTCTTCTCGCTGACCCGCCGCAAAGGCATGCGCGCCGGAGCCATCTGCACGGTTGACGGCAATCTCGTCGCGGGCACGCAGAAGGGTGAGACCGAAGACGAGGAACTGCCGGAGAAGGCCAAGAACAACGTCGAGCGCGCGATTCTGATTACGCTCGACGCCGTGGTCGAACTCGCGGAATAG
- a CDS encoding NAD-binding protein — translation MEVTRRERYGVQLTIWLTLAVALLSVATGVAKIGTNEVSQLVAPFVPEMLRQIAGFTGALTGFLMLASALGMRRGLRAAWYSTVLLLPMTAIQGVMQASDFSYPLVALSAVAFPFVVRNRHRFDREIQLSTSQLAAGLALVGVQVYATVGAYALRDEFDSIYTPLDALYYAIVTSSTVGYGDVTAQTPEGRLFGISVVVLGTASFALALGTLLGPAIESRFASALGRMTDSQLELLENHVIVLGYGRLLTESILDRLGDESEFLVVTRDDQVRAELDERDIKVLDADPSDEETLNRAGIDHARAVIAATSSDADDALAVLTARQLNPDVRIVAGAAEQENVKKLKRAGADTVISPNIIGHLLVRSALGDDEMEDVADRLAGERSD, via the coding sequence ATGGAGGTGACGCGGCGCGAACGGTACGGCGTCCAGCTTACCATCTGGTTGACGTTAGCCGTCGCGCTCCTCTCCGTCGCCACGGGCGTCGCCAAAATCGGGACGAACGAAGTGTCCCAGCTAGTCGCACCGTTCGTTCCGGAGATGCTCCGCCAGATAGCCGGGTTTACGGGCGCGCTGACCGGCTTTCTGATGTTGGCGAGCGCGCTCGGGATGCGCCGAGGGCTGCGTGCGGCGTGGTATTCGACGGTCCTGCTCCTGCCGATGACGGCGATTCAGGGAGTCATGCAAGCGTCCGACTTCTCCTATCCGCTCGTCGCTCTCTCCGCAGTCGCGTTCCCGTTCGTCGTTCGGAATCGCCACCGCTTCGACCGCGAGATTCAACTCTCGACGTCACAACTCGCAGCGGGATTGGCGCTCGTCGGCGTGCAGGTGTACGCCACCGTCGGAGCGTACGCGCTCCGCGACGAGTTCGACAGCATATACACGCCGCTAGACGCCCTCTACTACGCCATCGTCACGTCCAGTACGGTCGGATACGGCGACGTGACGGCTCAAACGCCGGAGGGCCGCCTGTTCGGCATCTCCGTCGTCGTCTTGGGGACCGCGAGTTTCGCGCTCGCGCTCGGTACCTTACTCGGTCCCGCCATCGAATCACGGTTCGCGAGCGCACTCGGAAGAATGACAGACTCACAACTCGAACTGCTGGAGAACCACGTCATCGTCCTCGGCTACGGACGATTGCTGACCGAATCGATACTCGACAGACTCGGCGACGAGTCCGAGTTCCTCGTCGTCACCCGGGACGACCAGGTTCGAGCCGAACTCGACGAACGCGACATCAAAGTCCTCGACGCGGACCCGAGCGACGAGGAGACGCTGAATCGGGCGGGCATCGACCACGCACGGGCGGTCATCGCGGCGACGAGTAGCGACGCCGACGACGCGCTCGCAGTGCTGACCGCCCGGCAGCTGAATCCGGACGTTCGCATCGTCGCGGGCGCTGCCGAACAGGAGAACGTCAAGAAGTTGAAGCGCGCTGGTGCGGACACCGTCATCAGTCCGAACATCATCGGCCACCTGCTCGTGCGTTCGGCACTCGGCGACGACGAGATGGAAGACGTCGCAGACCGCTTAGCAGGCGAGCGCAGCGACTAA
- a CDS encoding transposase has product MEDSSDFYRKRDALKTDAYKAGIEIRGSLRDGNQLQTSVTEVTIRSGTLDDSYPEWHPAPDSFLGMIRLFIYREITGDSYRTLAQYQELADAFGLDHVPDESVLSRTWRNRFDGDVREFVTTAAHFVVKEIHEYGPSVSAVRPKEEITDREDESQPADEDDESAGREFSDEQIHQATRLARDHGFDGFNSGRAQNATYEDTRFFELQTFMGMVGCGTAQGAARFQYRRGEEYGPHGDTHLRAVKQFEPDSLIKGFDRASDRLLSAIASEASFRRPVTAAIDITTIPYYGDVEEMPMVSGTKDGERRAFKFATLSVIGQNIPLVLAIEPVRESSAWDENPSNQIHRVVRRLVQRAKDHVPIETVLCDREFDSMRVFQTLSNLSVNYLIPKRITSSERGVIERMDEDDQEIAVESASVHVEAGSHPMRFLYVPSTSGERTTVFATNLRVGPDEAETFCRRYSRRWQIENEYKSIKGDFLARTSSKDYRVRLFYFVFAVLLYNIWRLTDFLLKAGVDGEMDYAPVLTAGECVEIVASALIPPD; this is encoded by the coding sequence ATGGAAGACTCCTCCGACTTCTACCGTAAACGAGATGCCCTCAAGACTGACGCTTACAAAGCCGGGATCGAAATACGGGGATCTCTCCGAGATGGAAATCAACTCCAGACAAGCGTGACCGAGGTGACGATCCGAAGTGGAACGCTCGATGACTCGTATCCTGAGTGGCACCCAGCACCCGATTCGTTCCTTGGGATGATTCGACTGTTCATCTACCGAGAGATCACGGGCGACAGCTATCGAACCCTTGCCCAGTACCAAGAACTCGCTGATGCGTTCGGTCTGGATCACGTCCCTGACGAGTCCGTACTCTCACGGACGTGGCGTAACCGGTTTGACGGTGATGTCCGCGAGTTCGTGACCACCGCCGCCCACTTCGTCGTGAAAGAGATCCATGAATACGGCCCATCTGTCTCTGCTGTTCGCCCCAAGGAGGAGATCACTGACCGAGAAGACGAGTCACAACCTGCCGATGAGGACGATGAATCTGCCGGGCGAGAGTTTTCCGACGAGCAGATCCATCAGGCCACACGTCTCGCCCGTGACCACGGCTTCGACGGGTTCAACTCAGGGCGGGCTCAGAACGCCACCTATGAGGACACGCGGTTTTTTGAGCTCCAGACGTTCATGGGGATGGTCGGCTGTGGGACGGCTCAGGGTGCTGCTCGCTTCCAGTACAGACGGGGCGAGGAATACGGTCCCCACGGAGACACACATCTGCGGGCAGTCAAGCAGTTTGAGCCCGATTCCCTAATCAAGGGGTTCGATCGGGCCAGCGATCGCCTGCTTTCGGCTATCGCCTCCGAAGCATCCTTTCGCCGTCCAGTGACCGCTGCGATTGATATCACGACTATCCCGTACTACGGGGATGTCGAGGAGATGCCGATGGTAAGCGGCACGAAAGACGGCGAGCGTCGCGCGTTCAAGTTCGCGACGCTCTCGGTTATCGGGCAGAACATCCCGCTCGTCTTGGCTATTGAACCAGTCCGAGAGAGCTCGGCGTGGGATGAGAACCCGTCGAACCAAATCCACCGCGTTGTCCGGCGGCTCGTCCAGCGTGCGAAAGATCACGTCCCCATCGAGACAGTCCTCTGCGACCGCGAGTTCGATTCCATGCGGGTGTTCCAGACGCTCTCGAACCTAAGTGTGAACTACCTCATCCCAAAGCGCATCACCAGCTCCGAACGCGGGGTGATCGAGCGGATGGACGAGGACGACCAGGAGATCGCTGTTGAATCCGCGTCCGTCCACGTCGAGGCCGGCTCGCATCCGATGCGGTTTCTGTACGTCCCATCGACGAGTGGCGAGAGGACCACGGTGTTCGCGACGAATCTCCGAGTCGGGCCGGATGAGGCCGAGACGTTCTGTCGGCGCTATAGTCGTCGCTGGCAGATCGAGAACGAGTACAAGTCCATCAAGGGTGATTTTCTGGCGAGGACCTCCTCGAAGGACTATCGCGTGCGGCTGTTCTATTTCGTGTTCGCGGTGTTGCTCTACAATATCTGGCGACTCACTGATTTCCTGCTGAAAGCCGGCGTCGACGGCGAAATGGACTACGCGCCCGTGTTGACCGCGGGTGAGTGTGTCGAGATCGTTGCCTCGGCGTTGATTCCGCCCGATTAA
- a CDS encoding ribose 1,5-bisphosphate isomerase produces the protein MNEVHPAVDSVAEDIASMEIRGAATIADAAAEALATQAQDSDADTPEAFRAEMRAAARRLRETRPTAVSLPNSLRYVFGGMSGESVEALRESVVASAAEFCRELDQAQDNLGQIGANRLRDGDTVMTHCHSTDALSCVEAALDQGKEISAVVKETRPRKQGHITARQLREWDVPVTLVVDNAARRYLDEVDHVLVGADSIAADGSVINKIGTSGLAVNARERGVPIMVAAQTLKLHPDTMTGHTVEIEMRDEREVLTAEEEAEIDGDSQGEGLTVENPAFDVTPPRYVDAIVTERGQFPPESIVTLMRELFGDQQGGEPWDE, from the coding sequence ATGAACGAGGTCCATCCCGCCGTCGATTCGGTCGCCGAGGACATCGCCAGCATGGAGATACGTGGCGCGGCGACCATCGCGGACGCGGCGGCCGAGGCGTTGGCGACCCAAGCGCAGGACAGCGACGCCGACACCCCCGAGGCATTCCGTGCGGAGATGCGCGCCGCGGCCCGTCGCCTGCGCGAGACCCGCCCGACTGCGGTCAGCCTCCCCAACTCGCTCCGATACGTGTTCGGCGGGATGAGCGGCGAGAGCGTCGAAGCCCTCCGAGAGAGCGTGGTGGCCAGCGCGGCTGAGTTCTGCCGCGAACTCGACCAAGCGCAGGACAACCTCGGCCAAATCGGCGCGAACCGCCTGCGCGACGGCGACACCGTGATGACTCACTGCCACTCGACGGACGCCCTCTCCTGCGTCGAGGCGGCCCTCGACCAGGGGAAGGAGATTAGCGCCGTCGTCAAAGAGACCCGGCCGCGAAAGCAGGGTCACATCACCGCCCGACAACTTCGCGAGTGGGACGTGCCGGTCACGCTCGTCGTGGACAACGCCGCGCGTCGGTATCTCGACGAGGTTGACCACGTGCTGGTGGGCGCGGACTCAATCGCCGCCGACGGGTCGGTCATCAACAAAATCGGCACCTCCGGACTGGCGGTCAACGCCCGTGAGCGCGGCGTCCCCATCATGGTCGCGGCTCAGACGTTGAAACTCCACCCGGACACGATGACCGGCCACACGGTCGAAATCGAGATGCGCGACGAGCGAGAAGTCCTCACGGCCGAGGAGGAAGCCGAAATCGACGGCGATTCCCAGGGAGAAGGCCTCACCGTCGAGAATCCCGCGTTCGACGTGACGCCACCGCGCTACGTCGATGCCATCGTCACCGAGCGGGGGCAGTTCCCACCGGAGAGCATCGTCACGCTGATGCGAGAACTGTTCGGCGACCAGCAGGGCGGCGAACCGTGGGACGAGTAG
- a CDS encoding DUF63 family protein, with product MILPEGFALPPLQYLVPLLAAVALVGWSLARSDPTVSDRTVLALAPWVLVGSSLHVLYVVEWVPESVAPLLGTPSVYLTTFVAAGLVWLAALKSDSPVEHRLAVSGLTVGVPIVGYALARGDSTGTGLQLFWPSVGLVAAIILTALAWAATRQQFPDVAAATGAVGALALFGHALDAASTAVGVDALGFDERTPLSAAILEIAADLPTADVLGTGWLFVLVKLAIAELVVVLFADFVREDPTEGYLLLGAVAAVGLGPGAHNLLLFAIAG from the coding sequence ATGATACTCCCAGAGGGGTTCGCACTCCCGCCGTTGCAGTACCTCGTCCCCCTGCTCGCGGCGGTCGCACTGGTCGGGTGGTCGCTCGCCCGGAGCGACCCCACTGTCTCCGACCGGACCGTCCTCGCACTCGCGCCGTGGGTCCTCGTCGGGTCGAGTCTGCACGTCCTCTACGTCGTCGAGTGGGTCCCCGAGAGCGTCGCTCCGCTGTTGGGCACGCCCTCGGTGTATCTGACGACGTTCGTCGCCGCGGGCCTCGTCTGGCTGGCGGCCCTGAAGTCTGATTCGCCCGTCGAGCATAGGCTCGCCGTGAGCGGTCTCACAGTCGGTGTTCCTATCGTCGGCTACGCGCTCGCCCGTGGCGATAGTACGGGGACGGGACTCCAACTGTTTTGGCCCAGTGTCGGGTTGGTGGCCGCGATTATACTGACCGCGCTAGCGTGGGCCGCGACTCGCCAGCAGTTCCCGGACGTAGCGGCCGCGACGGGCGCAGTCGGCGCGCTCGCGCTGTTCGGCCACGCGCTCGACGCCGCTTCGACTGCGGTGGGCGTCGATGCACTCGGCTTCGACGAGCGAACGCCTCTTTCTGCCGCCATCCTCGAAATCGCCGCCGACCTGCCGACTGCGGACGTACTGGGCACCGGGTGGCTGTTCGTTCTCGTGAAGCTCGCTATCGCCGAACTCGTCGTCGTCCTCTTCGCAGATTTCGTCCGCGAGGACCCCACGGAAGGCTACCTGCTACTGGGCGCCGTCGCGGCCGTCGGTCTCGGTCCGGGCGCTCACAATCTACTGTTGTTCGCCATCGCGGGCTGA